One window of the Anaeromyxobacter dehalogenans 2CP-C genome contains the following:
- a CDS encoding acyl-CoA dehydrogenase, translating into MDIQLTEEQRQVRDLCREFADRELRPNARRWDRDHEFPAAAVKQLGEMGLMGVAVPAEWGGAGMDNVSYALAMEEISRGCAGTGVIMSVSNSLYCDPVLKYGTDALRKEFLEPYARGEKLGCFALTEPMSGSDAAEMRTVAVRRGDEYVLDGTKNFITNGPQADAVLVFAMTDKAKRHKGISAFLVPTDARGFSRGKPDDKVGIRASGSCSLFFEGCAIPARYRLGEEGDGFKIAMGTLDGGRIGIAGQALGIAVAAFEEAVAYAKERKAFGQPITQFQAIQFMLADMATEIDAARLLVLRAASAKDRGVRHSAESAMAKLFASEMSERVTSKAIQIHGGYGYVKEFDVERHWRDSRITEIYEGTSEIQRLVISASVLKG; encoded by the coding sequence ATGGACATCCAGCTCACCGAGGAGCAGCGCCAGGTCCGTGACCTCTGCCGGGAGTTCGCCGACCGCGAGCTCAGGCCGAACGCGCGGCGCTGGGACCGCGACCACGAGTTCCCCGCCGCCGCCGTGAAGCAGCTCGGCGAGATGGGCCTCATGGGCGTGGCGGTGCCGGCCGAGTGGGGCGGCGCCGGGATGGACAACGTGTCCTACGCGCTCGCGATGGAGGAGATCTCCCGCGGCTGCGCCGGCACCGGCGTGATCATGAGCGTGTCGAACTCGCTCTACTGCGACCCGGTGCTGAAGTACGGCACCGACGCGCTGCGGAAGGAGTTCCTCGAGCCGTACGCGCGCGGCGAGAAGCTCGGCTGCTTCGCGCTCACCGAGCCCATGAGCGGCTCGGACGCCGCCGAGATGCGCACCGTGGCGGTCCGGCGCGGCGACGAGTACGTCCTCGACGGCACCAAGAACTTCATCACCAACGGGCCGCAGGCGGACGCGGTGCTCGTGTTCGCCATGACCGACAAGGCGAAGCGGCACAAGGGCATCAGCGCGTTCCTGGTGCCGACCGACGCGCGCGGGTTCAGCCGCGGCAAGCCGGACGACAAGGTGGGCATCCGCGCCTCCGGCTCCTGCTCGCTGTTCTTCGAGGGCTGCGCCATCCCGGCCCGCTACCGGCTCGGCGAGGAGGGCGACGGCTTCAAGATCGCCATGGGCACGCTGGACGGCGGCCGCATCGGCATCGCCGGCCAGGCGCTCGGCATCGCGGTGGCGGCGTTCGAGGAGGCGGTCGCCTACGCGAAGGAGCGCAAGGCGTTCGGCCAGCCCATCACCCAGTTCCAGGCCATCCAGTTCATGCTCGCCGACATGGCCACCGAGATCGACGCCGCCCGGCTGCTCGTGCTGCGCGCCGCCTCCGCGAAGGACCGCGGCGTTCGCCACAGCGCCGAGAGCGCCATGGCGAAGCTCTTCGCGTCGGAGATGAGCGAGCGCGTCACCTCCAAGGCGATCCAGATCCACGGCGGCTACGGGTACGTGAAGGAGTTCGACGTGGAGCGCCACTGGCGCGACAGCCGCATCACCGAGATCTACGAGGGCACCAGCGAGATCCAGCGCCTCGTGATCTCCGCCTCGGTGCTGAAGGGCTAG